A segment of the Candidatus Babeliales bacterium genome:
TTAAGAAAAGCTGGTGTAATCGAGCTTATTAAAGAAATGAAATCAGATATTTGCTGTCTACAAGAAGTTATCGATGCTAATAATCAATTAAATTCCATTAAAGATGCTTTGCCTAATTATGGATATGTAGGGGAAAAAAGAAATTCTCATATTAAAGGGCTATCTGCTTGGCTCCGATTAACTAGTTTTTTTGCACAAGATGAATATTGCCCCATTTTTTATAATCAAGAAAAAATGGAACTCAAGGAAGCAAAAACCTTTGGGATTAATGGTGAAGGCTCTTACCTCCCAAGAATTTGCGTTAGAGCTCGCTTTAAAGAATTAGCAACAGGTAAAGAGTTTTATGTTTACAACACTCACCTTGATCATAAATATGAAGACGTACGAACAATGCAAGCAAAGCTCATCGCTAAAGATATCACCAAAGAATGTGGAAATAGGCCAGTGATTTTAATGGGTGATTTTAACACAGAGTTCAACAAGGACATGAAAAAGATCCTTACAGAAAATGGCTTTACTCATGCAAAAACAGTAGCCAATAAAGTCGAAGGTCCTGAAGTTACCCATGAAAGAGGATCTACCAAACAACTAATCGAATGCGATTACATTGTCATTAAACCCAAAGACAAATTTAACGTGATCCTCTATAAAACATTCGACACTATGAGCGAAAAAACAAGTGACCATAACCCGGTAAGTATGACTTTTTCACTCAATGAATAATGTGCACGGAATTACATAATCTGCTATATTATAGAAAATCCTCAGTGTAAAAGCTGAGGATTTTTAACTATCTCTATCATGACTTGCCGTAAAAGGATTATTGTGAAAAACAATCGCTCTCTTGTTCTCTTTAGCATTATTACAATTATCACACTCAGTATTCTACTCATAAAAAAACCTTTCCGACGCACCAAAAGCAACAAAAAATGGACTATCGCAATATTGCAAACGGCTTCTCATCCAGCCCTCGATGCAGCACGTGATGGATTTGTAGCAACACTGCAAAAAAACTTATCCTATGATGTTGATTTTGTTATCCGTAATGGTGAAGGTTCAATCAGCAATATTTATGCTATTGCACAACAATTCCACGCACGCCAAGATATTAACGCAATCTATGCAATCGCAACACCAGCTGCACAAGCCGTTGCATCAGTCGAAAAAGAAAAACCAATTATTATTGCTGCAGTTACAGTATCACCAGAATTAGGCATCAGTTTTGATCAACCCAATGTATGCGGTGTGAGTGATATGATTAATGTTCGTGCAGAAATTGAAGCAATGCATGCATTATTACCAAACATTAAAACGGTTGGAGTAATCTTTAGCTCTGCTGAAATCAATTCAGTTGCTATGTCAAAAATAATGACCACGGAATTAGAACGCATAGGATACACGCCAATTACCGTGGGAATAGCATCTGAATCTGACATAGAACCGGCAGTAATGAGCGCACTGCGTAAAGTTGATGCATTAATTGCGCCAACAGATAACTCAGTTGCAAATACTATCGCTTTAATAGCAGATTTAGCGCGTAAAGCAGAAAAACCATTGATTGTGAGTGATAATATGCTCGTCAAACATGGTCCACTCATGGCACGCGGTGTTGATTATTATGAAAGTGGCGTGCAAGCAGGCTTTGTTGCACAACAATTGCTTGTTAATAATAGAAAACCGTATGAGTTACCTATTTTGACTACGGAAAGTGAAAAGGTTTTTGTTAATATGCAAACACTTGCAGCATTAAAATTAAGTATTCCTGATTCGCTGGCAGCATATGTTGTGGCTGTTGAAAGTGCGCAATAAAAGTTTGTCTTTTATCCTAGCGCTCATCCTGAACTTGCCGTGTCCTCCGAAGCTTTATGCGAAGGAGGGTTGAAGGATTAAGCGCTCTGATCCTAATTAACGAGATAAACCCCTTAAGCTGTCCTTCATCAAATTTATAGCGTACAAACAATGTTTTTAAATCTTCCAAATATTTTTTTGATATTTTTTTCAAATCAATCACAAGATAAATAACTTGTCCGATCCCATATGAAGTCCGAATGCACTTTATTTTGTCCATTAAGCGAAACATCAGATTTCCGTCATTTTTTGTGTAAAACCACAAAGGTGTACATTCAAGTAACAACTCATCATTGAGAAGAACTTCTGGTTCTCGACGAGGGTATACTTTGAAATAATTCCCAAGTAAATCCTCATTTGTTTCATTTATAAAAGCTTTAAGTTGCTTACTATCAAACTTATATCTATCAAATAACCCCATTAAATCTAATAAGTCCTTGTTTGGTATTTTGTTTGATTTAATAATCAAATGTAATTCTCTACCAACACCCTTTATCTCTTTAATGGATTTGTTTTTTTTCATCCATTGAAAACATAAATCTTCATCATTATCCGTATAAAATCGCAAAGGTGAACATATTAAAACCATTTTTGTGTTCATAGTTTCTTTTGGATACCAAAAACACGTCTATGCCAATAAGCCTTGTGATTCTCAAAAAACCATGCCTGATTTTTTTTGTTTAAAAAAACTGCAAGTTGTTTCATATTAATTTTGTATCGAAAAAAAATGGCCAATAATTCTCTTAAATCTTCATCAGAGATTTTATTAGTATCAAAATATAAATAAAGCTCATCTCCTACTCCATCAAACTTTATTATTGATGGAATTTTTGAGATCCATTCAAAAAATAAGTCTTCATCTGTCCTCGAGTAATACCAAACCGATCTACATAATAAAGCAATATTTTTACTCATATTTTCCTTCTTAAATTCAACAAACACGCCCTCCAGGCAAAACATTTCGATGTCGTCCAGTTTTAGGATCTTGAACATCCCAATGAGGTCCTCTATGTGCCTTTGGACCAGTAGGAATCCACACATGCCCTTTGGCATCAGGCCAACCTACACCATGACCATTAGGATTTTTCACCTTCTTGCCATCCCATTTTTTAGGCGGATGAAAACCATCATTTTCCGTTGGTTTTCCTGGTGCTTGCGCATCATCAGTATTGTAAATATCTTTTGATTCTCCCTGTTTGTCAAAAAGCATTGAATCTACAACAAAATCATGCTTTTGTTTATTCTTCTTGTGCCATTTATACCCAAAATATGTTCCCAATCCAGCAATACCAAAACTAACTCCCGCTATTTCTATCGTACCCGAACCAAACAACAACGATATTCCTACAATAGCTGCTGGAATAAAATTGTGCGCACAAATATCTGAACATGTAACAAAAAAATTGTGATACTCTGCAACACCTAGTAAATAAACATTAATCGACTCTTCTATAAACTTTATTGAATAAATTTTGGTTTTTTGTATTGATAAGATATTCCTGTTTCCTATAGATGAAACAGGAATTAATAAGCTATCTTGTGCGCTGTAAAATTGTTGATCACAAGCAACATTTATACATTCATTACCAATCTGGATACATGCATAACGATGAACAATTTT
Coding sequences within it:
- a CDS encoding polymorphic toxin type 37 domain-containing protein, coding for MKHAIKLTIMLLTIFVYGWVYGEGFVAGTLVKIPGGYVAIENLCVGDRVICLDNAKRTVEGLVTYTGKKIVHRYACIQIGNECINVACDQQFYSAQDSLLIPVSSIGNRNILSIQKTKIYSIKFIEESINVYLLGVAEYHNFFVTCSDICAHNFIPAAIVGISLLFGSGTIEIAGVSFGIAGLGTYFGYKWHKKNKQKHDFVVDSMLFDKQGESKDIYNTDDAQAPGKPTENDGFHPPKKWDGKKVKNPNGHGVGWPDAKGHVWIPTGPKAHRGPHWDVQDPKTGRHRNVLPGGRVC
- a CDS encoding endonuclease/exonuclease/phosphatase family protein, coding for MKKYLLIALLLQISTQFSPAKADSTASSFNVTHGNKNKWELRKAGVIELIKEMKSDICCLQEVIDANNQLNSIKDALPNYGYVGEKRNSHIKGLSAWLRLTSFFAQDEYCPIFYNQEKMELKEAKTFGINGEGSYLPRICVRARFKELATGKEFYVYNTHLDHKYEDVRTMQAKLIAKDITKECGNRPVILMGDFNTEFNKDMKKILTENGFTHAKTVANKVEGPEVTHERGSTKQLIECDYIVIKPKDKFNVILYKTFDTMSEKTSDHNPVSMTFSLNE
- a CDS encoding ABC transporter substrate-binding protein, producing the protein MKNNRSLVLFSIITIITLSILLIKKPFRRTKSNKKWTIAILQTASHPALDAARDGFVATLQKNLSYDVDFVIRNGEGSISNIYAIAQQFHARQDINAIYAIATPAAQAVASVEKEKPIIIAAVTVSPELGISFDQPNVCGVSDMINVRAEIEAMHALLPNIKTVGVIFSSAEINSVAMSKIMTTELERIGYTPITVGIASESDIEPAVMSALRKVDALIAPTDNSVANTIALIADLARKAEKPLIVSDNMLVKHGPLMARGVDYYESGVQAGFVAQQLLVNNRKPYELPILTTESEKVFVNMQTLAALKLSIPDSLAAYVVAVESAQ